Proteins from one Candidatus Lokiarchaeota archaeon genomic window:
- a CDS encoding MBL fold metallo-hydrolase, translating into MDVLEVGQRSFVFSFHEPFLTNVYVILGQKAAYLCDTFLGPDAITQILSWFSENGYDLRRFFVFYSHYHYDHVWGTCTLDSSTVIAHEKCRDLLLEHGESEIQEYGESMIGDVTLVLPNITLRLRIELHHENLIFWHTPGHTSDCASLYDSEDSVLFVGDNVESPIPYVNTPDIDGYLKSLESYLEMDWDLLVPSHDPPMNDANLIRENIDYLSRFWSEEFDSSFDEEATSIRHARNLATVAKCEEMGKSISLEYLRRAREIVERFVDNPTAIKLLKELDELSS; encoded by the coding sequence ATGGATGTACTTGAAGTAGGCCAGAGAAGTTTTGTCTTTTCTTTTCATGAGCCATTCTTGACAAATGTATACGTGATACTAGGCCAAAAGGCAGCGTACCTTTGCGATACCTTTCTAGGTCCAGACGCTATAACCCAAATCCTGAGTTGGTTCAGCGAAAATGGCTATGATCTCAGACGATTCTTTGTCTTCTATTCACATTACCATTATGATCATGTTTGGGGCACTTGTACTCTGGACAGTAGCACGGTTATCGCTCATGAGAAATGCCGAGATCTCTTGTTGGAGCATGGTGAGTCGGAAATACAAGAATATGGCGAGAGCATGATTGGAGACGTCACGTTAGTTTTGCCAAACATCACCTTAAGGCTGAGAATCGAATTGCATCATGAGAATCTCATCTTCTGGCATACACCAGGCCACACGTCTGATTGTGCCAGCCTGTATGATTCGGAGGATTCAGTGCTTTTCGTTGGAGACAATGTGGAAAGCCCTATCCCGTACGTAAATACTCCTGACATCGATGGATATCTCAAAAGCCTAGAATCATATCTTGAAATGGATTGGGATTTGCTGGTACCAAGTCATGATCCTCCTATGAACGATGCGAACTTGATACGAGAGAATATCGATTATCTCAGTAGGTTCTGGTCCGAAGAATTTGATTCATCATTTGATGAAGAAGCTACTTCAATCAGACATGCCCGAAATCTTGCGACCGTTGCTAAATGCGAAGAAATGGGGAAAAGCATCTCACTCGAGTACCTTCGTCGAGCCAGAGAGATTGTTGAACGGTTTGTGGATAATCCGACTGCTATCAAACTGTTGAAGGAGCTTGATGAACTGTCTTCGTGA
- a CDS encoding pyridoxal-phosphate dependent enzyme, with protein sequence MLLVEFPDIKDTMKRIRGIANHTPIMTSSNIDSMANCNVFFKCENFQKGGAFKFRGAYNAISQLSDEEKEKGVIAHSSGNHAQAVALASRMLGIDATIVMPRNSTKVKQEATKGYGAYVVMCEPTLEGRENTTKDIISEEGQTLIHPYNNPNVIAGAGTAALELLQEIKNLDCILAPVGGGGLISGTSLAAKGVDSSVEVVGVEPSNADDAYRSFTTGRFHPSVNPHTIADGLLTSLGELSFDIISNNVDDIQLVDDAEIVNAMRLLWERMKLVVEPSSAVPLAGIMRHKGRFRNKRVGIIISGGNVDLSSFFNGLKERAHKNDAKSTTSLDGGRIKER encoded by the coding sequence ATGCTTTTGGTAGAGTTCCCAGACATAAAGGACACAATGAAACGAATCCGTGGAATCGCAAATCATACCCCAATCATGACATCCTCAAACATTGACAGCATGGCCAACTGTAATGTTTTCTTTAAGTGTGAGAACTTTCAGAAAGGTGGGGCATTCAAATTCAGAGGGGCATACAACGCAATCAGCCAGCTATCTGATGAGGAAAAGGAAAAGGGAGTGATTGCTCACTCGTCCGGCAATCATGCTCAAGCTGTAGCCCTCGCTTCCCGAATGCTGGGCATCGACGCTACAATCGTGATGCCGCGTAATTCCACCAAGGTCAAACAGGAAGCCACTAAGGGCTATGGAGCATATGTAGTGATGTGTGAGCCGACGCTGGAAGGGAGAGAAAACACAACGAAAGACATCATATCAGAAGAGGGGCAAACTTTGATACATCCCTACAATAATCCCAATGTCATTGCTGGCGCTGGAACTGCGGCCTTGGAGCTGCTTCAAGAGATCAAAAACCTCGATTGCATTCTGGCTCCCGTTGGCGGAGGGGGGTTGATTAGTGGGACTTCATTAGCGGCCAAGGGGGTAGACTCTAGCGTTGAAGTTGTTGGTGTAGAACCTTCGAATGCAGATGATGCCTACAGGTCGTTCACGACTGGTAGATTTCACCCCAGCGTGAACCCCCACACCATCGCAGATGGACTCCTTACATCACTTGGAGAACTTAGTTTCGACATAATATCCAATAATGTTGATGACATCCAGCTGGTAGATGATGCAGAAATAGTCAATGCTATGCGACTGCTCTGGGAACGAATGAAACTCGTTGTAGAACCATCATCTGCAGTACCATTGGCGGGAATCATGAGACACAAGGGTCGATTCAGAAACAAGCGAGTAGGAATCATTATCAGTGGGGGGAATGTGGATTTGTCTTCTTTCTTCAATGGTCTCAAAGAAAGGGCTCATAAGAATGATGCCAAATCTACGACGAGTCTTGATGGAGGCAGAATCAAGGAGCGGTAA